The proteins below come from a single Mycolicibacterium sp. TY81 genomic window:
- a CDS encoding carbonic anhydrase yields MPNSNPINAWKALREGNERFVAGESLHPSQSIERRAELAGGQKPTAVLFGCADSRVAAEIIFDQGLGDMFVVRTAGHVLDSSVIGSIEYAVAILEVPLIVVLGHDSCGAVKATITALDDGAVPGGFVRDIVERVTPSILVGRREGLSEVDELEAKHVNETVRLLSERSNIIAERLASGKVAIVGATYHLAEGRVTKRDHVGDIGE; encoded by the coding sequence ATGCCCAACTCGAACCCGATAAACGCCTGGAAAGCACTGAGAGAGGGTAACGAGCGATTCGTTGCCGGTGAGTCGCTGCACCCCAGCCAGAGCATCGAGCGCCGCGCCGAGCTGGCCGGCGGGCAGAAGCCGACGGCCGTCCTCTTCGGTTGTGCGGACAGCCGCGTCGCCGCCGAGATCATCTTCGATCAGGGCCTCGGCGACATGTTCGTCGTCCGCACCGCGGGCCACGTCCTCGACTCCTCGGTGATCGGTTCTATCGAGTACGCCGTGGCGATCCTCGAAGTGCCGCTGATCGTGGTTCTCGGCCACGACAGCTGCGGCGCGGTCAAGGCCACCATCACGGCTCTGGACGACGGCGCGGTGCCGGGTGGATTCGTGCGGGACATCGTCGAGCGGGTGACGCCGTCGATCCTGGTCGGCCGCCGCGAGGGACTCTCCGAGGTCGACGAGCTCGAGGCCAAGCACGTCAACGAGACGGTGCGCCTGCTGAGCGAGCGGTCCAACATCATCGCCGAGCGTCTGGCGTCGGGCAAGGTCGCCATCGTCGGCGCGACCTACCACCTGGCCGAGGGTCGGGTCACCAAGCGCGACCACGTCGGCGACATCGGCGAATAG
- a CDS encoding (2Fe-2S)-binding protein: protein MPPWRPMAELVDDPDALTARVHKVRSALMGNGEPEIRVAASVAHLGLVARLIAPMIGTAALGEPVSWSLADLAWQDQLGGPYPLAVSARPAGGAPAVEVLTNAFGRFGVSPKVLWGNVGSAANSAAQQIGRTRPDLAEQARQAADAVLADPRVDGGVLRSGPAFRRNSCCLIYQLAGDRAACCGDCVLTAPGSDRTPA from the coding sequence ATGCCGCCGTGGCGGCCGATGGCCGAGCTCGTCGACGATCCCGACGCGCTGACCGCGCGCGTGCACAAGGTCAGGTCGGCGCTGATGGGCAACGGCGAGCCCGAGATTCGCGTTGCCGCGTCCGTCGCGCACCTGGGGCTGGTGGCGCGGCTGATCGCGCCGATGATCGGCACCGCCGCTCTCGGGGAGCCGGTGTCGTGGTCATTGGCCGACCTGGCCTGGCAGGACCAGCTGGGCGGTCCCTATCCACTGGCGGTCTCCGCGCGGCCGGCCGGGGGCGCGCCCGCAGTGGAAGTACTCACGAACGCGTTCGGGCGATTCGGCGTCAGCCCGAAAGTGTTGTGGGGCAACGTCGGGTCGGCCGCCAACAGTGCGGCCCAGCAGATCGGCCGGACCCGGCCCGACTTGGCCGAGCAGGCACGACAAGCGGCCGACGCGGTGCTCGCGGACCCCCGAGTCGACGGGGGAGTGCTGCGCTCAGGGCCGGCATTTCGCCGAAACAGCTGTTGCCTGATCTACCAGCTGGCCGGCGACAGGGCGGCGTGCTGCGGCGACTGCGTGCTCACCGCACCGGGATCAGATCGAACGCCTGCTTGA
- a CDS encoding short-chain fatty acyl-CoA regulator family protein has translation MAKTFVGARLRRLREEQGLTQVALARVLGLSTSYVNQLENDQRPVTVPVLLTLAERFDLPTNYFAPESDARLVSDLREILADTSATAGQIEELVARMPAVGQMLVSMNRRLFDATTELDAMHTRATVDASAPLPQPMPFEEVRDFFYDRKNHVGELDAAAESLFGRFAMRLGGLDAQLADLLTAELGISVVIDDGEVLGPNAKRLYREDVGVLYVARWLHPGQRAFQLATQLALLMYADLIAALVAADDQLSAEAREVAQIGLANYFAGALLMPYRLFLAAAEELRYDIDQLARRFEVGFETVCHRLSTLQRPEARGVPFIFVRTDSAGNISKRQSATAFHFSRVGGNCPLWVVHQAFARPGEFITQVAQMPDGRSYFWIARTTTSAPSRFRGPRKRFAIGLGCDLAHADKLIYSAGIDLADPEAAIPIGAGCKICDRPACPQRAFPYVGRPVQVDRHSSTDLPYSSSGGHT, from the coding sequence GTGGCAAAGACATTCGTGGGCGCCCGTCTGCGACGGCTGCGCGAGGAACAGGGCCTGACGCAGGTCGCGCTGGCGCGCGTCCTGGGTTTGTCGACGAGCTACGTCAACCAGCTGGAGAACGACCAGCGCCCGGTGACGGTACCGGTGCTGCTCACCTTGGCGGAGCGCTTCGATCTGCCGACCAACTACTTCGCGCCCGAATCGGACGCGCGGCTGGTTTCCGACCTGCGCGAGATCCTCGCCGACACCTCGGCGACGGCCGGCCAGATCGAGGAACTGGTGGCGAGAATGCCGGCGGTCGGTCAGATGCTGGTCAGCATGAACCGCCGATTGTTCGATGCCACAACCGAACTCGACGCCATGCACACCCGCGCCACCGTCGACGCGTCGGCGCCGTTGCCGCAGCCGATGCCGTTCGAAGAAGTCCGGGACTTCTTCTACGACCGGAAGAACCACGTCGGTGAACTGGACGCCGCGGCCGAATCGTTGTTCGGCCGGTTCGCTATGCGGCTCGGCGGTTTGGATGCCCAACTGGCCGACTTGCTGACCGCAGAGCTCGGCATCAGTGTGGTCATCGACGACGGGGAGGTGTTGGGGCCCAATGCCAAACGCTTGTACCGCGAGGACGTCGGCGTTCTCTACGTGGCCCGGTGGCTGCACCCGGGGCAGCGCGCATTCCAGCTGGCCACCCAGCTGGCGCTGTTGATGTATGCCGACCTGATCGCGGCGCTGGTGGCCGCCGACGACCAACTGAGCGCCGAGGCAAGGGAAGTCGCGCAGATCGGGTTGGCGAACTACTTCGCCGGCGCGCTGTTGATGCCGTACCGGCTGTTCCTGGCGGCGGCCGAGGAACTGCGGTATGACATCGACCAGTTGGCGCGCCGGTTCGAGGTCGGATTCGAGACCGTATGCCATCGGCTCTCGACGCTGCAGCGCCCCGAAGCCAGGGGTGTGCCCTTCATCTTCGTGCGCACCGACAGCGCGGGCAACATCTCGAAACGTCAGTCCGCCACTGCCTTTCATTTCTCCCGGGTCGGTGGCAACTGCCCGTTGTGGGTGGTGCACCAGGCCTTCGCGAGACCCGGGGAGTTCATCACCCAGGTGGCGCAGATGCCCGACGGGCGGTCGTATTTCTGGATCGCGCGCACGACGACGTCGGCCCCAAGTCGGTTCCGGGGGCCGCGGAAGCGTTTCGCCATCGGTCTCGGTTGCGACCTGGCGCACGCCGACAAGTTGATCTATTCCGCCGGCATCGATCTGGCCGACCCTGAGGCCGCGATTCCGATCGGTGCGGGCTGCAAGATCTGTGACCGCCCTGCCTGCCCGCAGCGGGCCTTTCCCTACGTCGGTCGTCCCGTGCAGGTCGACCGGCACAGCAGCACCGATTTGCCCTACTCGTCTTCGGGCGGGCACACCTGA
- a CDS encoding DUF4334 domain-containing protein produces MDVDTARARFAELRGQAHVDPAELDEIWASLEPVRAVDMVGNWKGDEFDTGHKMNGQLQAARWYGKIFKSINDVEPIVCYDEAGQLFSNRDLSRGGATLWDIEFRGEVTGTMVYDGQPVFDHFKRVDSDTLMGIMNGKRQRTDDKLFYFLLERDQ; encoded by the coding sequence GTGGACGTCGATACCGCCCGCGCTCGTTTCGCCGAACTGCGGGGCCAGGCTCATGTCGATCCGGCCGAGTTGGACGAAATCTGGGCCTCGCTGGAACCGGTCCGAGCCGTCGACATGGTCGGCAACTGGAAAGGCGACGAGTTCGACACCGGCCACAAGATGAACGGCCAACTGCAGGCGGCCCGGTGGTACGGCAAGATCTTCAAATCGATCAACGATGTCGAGCCCATCGTCTGCTACGACGAAGCGGGGCAACTGTTTTCGAACAGGGACCTCAGCCGTGGCGGCGCGACGTTGTGGGACATCGAGTTTCGCGGCGAGGTGACCGGGACCATGGTCTACGACGGGCAGCCGGTGTTCGACCACTTCAAGCGGGTCGACAGCGACACCCTCATGGGCATCATGAACGGCAAGCGGCAGCGCACCGACGACAAGCTGTTCTACTTCCTCCTCGAACGCGACCAGTGA
- a CDS encoding TetR family transcriptional regulator yields MAAAKAEFSALGFAGARLNRIAAEANASKERLYSYFQSKQNLFEAVVEQWIQDAPYDAIFKPDDVPAYAVALFDYMVADPVGARLQRWIELEAADGMFGDHVLRRIFQSKLDRIAEAQRSGIIDASWRPMDLLVLLNDMTYALAAGGFGIDRIVDQPLSPETAAVRRAAVAEAARRLVQQPAGD; encoded by the coding sequence ATGGCTGCCGCCAAAGCGGAGTTCTCCGCCCTCGGATTTGCCGGTGCCCGGCTGAATCGCATTGCCGCCGAAGCCAATGCCAGCAAGGAGCGGCTGTACAGCTACTTCCAGAGCAAGCAGAACCTGTTCGAGGCGGTCGTCGAGCAGTGGATTCAGGACGCGCCGTACGACGCGATCTTCAAACCCGACGACGTGCCGGCGTACGCTGTCGCGCTCTTCGACTACATGGTCGCGGACCCGGTCGGGGCGCGGTTGCAGCGCTGGATCGAGCTGGAGGCCGCCGACGGGATGTTCGGTGACCACGTGCTGCGCCGCATCTTCCAGTCCAAGCTGGACCGGATCGCCGAGGCCCAGCGGAGCGGAATCATCGACGCGTCGTGGCGGCCGATGGATCTGCTGGTGCTGCTCAACGACATGACCTATGCATTGGCCGCGGGCGGATTCGGTATCGACCGCATCGTCGATCAGCCGCTGTCGCCGGAAACCGCCGCCGTCCGGCGCGCCGCCGTCGCCGAGGCCGCGCGCCGGCTGGTTCAACAGCCCGCCGGTGACTGA
- the mhuD gene encoding mycobilin-forming heme oxygenase MhuD gives MPVVKINAIEVPPNAGPELEKRFANRAHAVDGQPGFLGFQLLRPVKGENRYFVVTQWESDEAFQAWATGPAVEAHAGQRANPVATGASLLEFEVVLDVAGSGQQA, from the coding sequence ATGCCTGTGGTGAAGATCAATGCGATCGAAGTTCCGCCCAACGCCGGCCCGGAATTGGAGAAGCGGTTCGCGAACCGTGCTCACGCAGTGGACGGCCAGCCCGGCTTCCTCGGGTTCCAGCTGCTCCGCCCGGTCAAGGGCGAGAACCGCTACTTCGTGGTGACACAGTGGGAGTCCGACGAGGCGTTCCAGGCCTGGGCCACGGGCCCGGCCGTCGAGGCCCACGCCGGGCAGCGGGCGAATCCCGTCGCCACCGGAGCATCACTTCTCGAATTCGAGGTTGTGTTGGACGTTGCTGGTTCCGGCCAGCAGGCATAA
- the radA gene encoding DNA repair protein RadA — protein MARTGSKVRSQFRCSECQHTTAKWVGRCPDCGTWGTVNEVAVLSTLTPATHRAVAPASPAVPISSIDPGTTRHFHTGISELDRVLGGGVVPGSVTLLAGDPGVGKSTLLLEVAHRWAMSGRRALYLSGEESAGQIRLRAERTGCTHDDVYLAAESDLQTALGHIEAVQPTLVVVDSVQTMSTAEADGVTGGVTQVRAVTTALTMAAKTTGIAMVLVGHVTKDGAIAGPRSLEHLVDVVLHFEGDRASALRMVRGVKNRFGAADEVGCFMLHDNGIECVADPSGLFLDQRPAPVSGTAVTVSLDGKRPLIGEVQALIGSPSAGSPRRAVSGIDSARAAMITAVLEKRARLPVGTNDIYLSTVGGMRLTDPSSDLAVALAIASAYTDLPLPATAIAIGEVGLAGDLRRVTGMDRRLAEAARLGFTTAVVPTGIESPPRGLRVLPAENITAALRVLRKITENVDRTG, from the coding sequence ATGGCCAGAACCGGTTCGAAAGTACGTTCGCAGTTCCGCTGCTCGGAGTGCCAGCACACCACGGCGAAATGGGTGGGCCGCTGCCCGGACTGCGGCACCTGGGGCACGGTCAACGAAGTCGCCGTACTGAGCACGCTGACGCCCGCGACGCATCGCGCCGTCGCGCCGGCGTCGCCCGCAGTACCGATCAGCTCGATCGATCCGGGCACGACCAGGCATTTCCACACCGGGATCAGCGAACTGGACCGCGTGCTGGGCGGTGGTGTCGTACCGGGTTCGGTGACGCTGCTGGCCGGTGATCCCGGCGTCGGCAAGTCGACACTGCTGCTCGAGGTCGCGCACCGCTGGGCCATGTCCGGGCGGCGTGCGCTCTATCTGTCGGGCGAGGAGTCCGCCGGGCAGATCCGGCTGCGCGCCGAGCGCACCGGCTGCACGCACGACGACGTCTACCTGGCCGCCGAATCCGATCTGCAGACCGCGCTCGGCCACATCGAGGCAGTCCAGCCCACCCTCGTGGTGGTGGATTCGGTGCAGACCATGTCCACCGCCGAGGCCGACGGCGTCACCGGCGGCGTGACACAGGTCCGGGCCGTCACCACTGCCCTCACCATGGCGGCCAAGACGACGGGCATCGCGATGGTTCTGGTCGGCCACGTCACGAAGGACGGCGCCATCGCCGGGCCGCGCTCACTGGAGCACCTCGTGGACGTCGTGCTGCACTTCGAGGGCGACCGCGCGTCGGCACTGCGCATGGTCCGCGGCGTCAAGAACCGCTTCGGCGCGGCCGACGAGGTCGGCTGTTTCATGTTGCACGACAACGGAATCGAATGCGTTGCCGACCCGTCTGGGCTGTTCCTCGACCAGCGGCCGGCCCCGGTGTCCGGCACCGCGGTGACCGTCAGCCTCGACGGCAAACGGCCGCTCATCGGCGAGGTACAGGCCCTGATCGGCTCGCCCTCGGCAGGATCGCCGCGCCGCGCCGTCAGCGGTATCGACTCGGCGCGCGCGGCCATGATCACCGCCGTGCTCGAGAAGCGGGCGCGCCTGCCCGTCGGCACCAACGACATCTATCTGTCCACGGTGGGCGGCATGCGACTGACCGATCCGTCCTCGGACCTGGCAGTCGCGCTGGCCATCGCATCGGCGTACACCGATCTGCCGCTGCCGGCCACCGCGATCGCCATCGGCGAGGTGGGCCTGGCGGGTGATCTGCGCCGGGTCACCGGCATGGATCGCAGGCTCGCCGAGGCCGCCCGGCTCGGCTTCACCACGGCCGTCGTGCCCACCGGAATCGAGTCGCCACCACGCGGCCTTCGGGTGCTGCCGGCCGAGAACATCACCGCGGCGTTGCGGGTGTTACGCAAGATCACAGAGAATGTGGACCGGACCGGGTAG
- a CDS encoding A/G-specific adenine glycosylase: MSSGQILIPADELLDWFRTARRDLPWRAPDVTAWQILVSEFMLQQTPVSRVEPIWRDWIARWPTPSATAAAGAADVLRAWGKLGYPRRAKRLHECAEVIAAEHGDEVPRDVETLLTLPGVGAYTARAVACFAYQQDVPVVDTNVRRVVARAIRGVADTPARSRDLDDVAALLPEDGTAHVFSAALMELGAIVCTARAPKCGVCPLTVCAWRSAGHPELDAPTRPVQKYAGTDRQVRGRLLDVLRGSATPVTRAQLDVAWLTDTAQRDRALDSLLVDGLVEQTADDRYALAGEGER, encoded by the coding sequence ATGAGTTCAGGGCAAATTCTCATCCCGGCCGACGAGCTTCTGGATTGGTTCCGCACCGCACGGCGCGACCTGCCGTGGCGGGCCCCCGATGTCACCGCGTGGCAAATTCTGGTGAGCGAGTTCATGCTGCAGCAGACGCCGGTGTCGCGGGTGGAACCGATCTGGCGGGACTGGATCGCCCGCTGGCCCACGCCGTCCGCGACCGCGGCGGCCGGGGCCGCGGACGTGCTGCGCGCCTGGGGAAAACTGGGCTATCCACGGCGCGCCAAGCGCTTACACGAATGCGCAGAGGTGATCGCCGCCGAACACGGCGACGAAGTCCCCCGCGACGTCGAGACGCTCCTGACGCTGCCGGGTGTCGGCGCCTACACCGCGCGTGCCGTCGCCTGCTTCGCCTATCAACAGGACGTCCCCGTGGTCGACACCAATGTGCGCCGGGTGGTCGCACGCGCGATTCGCGGTGTGGCCGACACCCCCGCACGCTCGCGCGACCTGGACGACGTCGCCGCACTCCTGCCCGAAGATGGCACGGCACATGTGTTTTCGGCCGCGTTGATGGAACTCGGCGCCATCGTCTGCACCGCCCGCGCACCGAAATGCGGCGTCTGCCCGCTGACCGTCTGCGCGTGGCGCAGCGCCGGCCATCCGGAGCTGGACGCGCCGACGCGTCCCGTGCAGAAATACGCCGGGACCGATCGCCAGGTCCGGGGTCGGCTGCTGGATGTGTTGCGCGGCAGCGCAACTCCGGTGACGCGGGCGCAGTTGGATGTGGCGTGGCTCACCGATACCGCGCAGCGCGACCGAGCCCTGGACTCACTGCTGGTCGACGGCCTGGTCGAGCAGACCGCCGATGACCGGTACGCACTCGCGGGTGAGGGCGAGCGCTAA
- a CDS encoding serine hydrolase, with protein sequence MCWTLLVPASRHKTRAALATAGAVIVVLGGCSSTPAAVAPPSSAAYGALIDMSTPQGMRSRQTMDMLNSDWSIEPAGVKTLAAPDQVDDITYRMKWIWWDRPFKLTGIDIGAGQSTLHVTNSYGVNQDIQLHVDGKGTVDRMEVSLRPPTVKSWADVDAAIAKSGAHYSYQVAKVVDGKCVKVAGTNVDEPMPLASIMKIYVLLAVARAVSAGTLSWDDKVTVTAEGKKLGSAGMDNLAPGTQVTVHEAAQQMISVSDNMATDMLINKVGPAAVDEALVVAGHHDPASLTPYPTMHELFSIGWGKPDVRDQWKNGDKAQRTALLQQVSSRPYEPDPYRTRTPASSIGAEWYGSAADICREHVAVQAAAVGPAAPVRDIMSKVAGIDLDRAKWPYLGSKGGNLPGDLGFSWYAVDHTGQPWVVNFQLTWPTFKGQTAAQWLLSIIKQAFDLIPVR encoded by the coding sequence TTGTGTTGGACGTTGCTGGTTCCGGCCAGCAGGCATAAGACCCGGGCTGCGCTCGCCACGGCCGGCGCAGTCATCGTCGTCTTAGGCGGCTGTAGCAGCACGCCCGCAGCCGTCGCGCCGCCATCGAGCGCTGCCTACGGCGCGCTGATCGACATGAGCACCCCGCAGGGCATGCGGTCCAGGCAGACGATGGACATGCTCAACTCGGACTGGTCCATCGAGCCGGCCGGGGTGAAGACGCTCGCCGCACCCGACCAGGTCGACGACATCACCTACCGGATGAAGTGGATCTGGTGGGACCGCCCGTTCAAGCTCACCGGCATCGACATCGGCGCCGGACAGTCGACACTGCACGTCACCAACTCCTACGGCGTGAACCAGGACATCCAGCTGCACGTCGACGGCAAGGGCACCGTCGACCGCATGGAGGTCTCGCTGCGTCCGCCGACCGTCAAGTCCTGGGCCGACGTCGACGCGGCGATCGCGAAGTCCGGCGCGCACTACTCGTATCAGGTCGCCAAGGTCGTCGACGGCAAGTGCGTCAAGGTCGCCGGCACCAACGTCGACGAGCCGATGCCGCTGGCGTCGATCATGAAAATCTATGTGCTGCTTGCCGTTGCGCGGGCCGTGTCGGCCGGCACCCTCAGCTGGGACGACAAGGTCACCGTCACCGCCGAAGGCAAGAAGCTCGGTTCGGCCGGCATGGACAACCTGGCGCCGGGTACCCAGGTGACGGTGCACGAGGCGGCCCAGCAGATGATCTCGGTCAGCGACAACATGGCCACCGACATGCTGATCAACAAGGTCGGCCCGGCCGCGGTCGACGAGGCACTCGTGGTCGCCGGGCACCACGACCCGGCGAGTCTGACGCCGTACCCGACCATGCACGAGCTGTTCTCGATCGGTTGGGGCAAGCCCGATGTGCGTGACCAGTGGAAGAACGGCGACAAGGCGCAGCGCACGGCGCTGTTGCAGCAGGTGAGTTCACGGCCGTACGAGCCCGACCCGTACCGCACCCGGACGCCGGCATCCAGCATCGGGGCCGAGTGGTACGGCAGCGCCGCCGACATCTGCCGCGAGCACGTCGCGGTGCAGGCCGCCGCTGTCGGGCCGGCCGCGCCGGTCCGGGACATCATGTCGAAGGTCGCCGGCATCGACCTGGACCGCGCCAAGTGGCCGTACCTCGGCTCCAAGGGCGGCAATCTGCCGGGCGACCTCGGTTTCAGCTGGTACGCCGTCGACCACACCGGCCAGCCGTGGGTGGTGAACTTCCAGCTGACCTGGCCGACGTTCAAAGGTCAGACGGCGGCGCAGTGGCTGCTGAGCATCATCAAGCAGGCGTTCGATCTGATCCCGGTGCGGTGA
- a CDS encoding GlxA family transcriptional regulator, whose amino-acid sequence MINSVSVLVMDGVAPFEFGVVCEVFGIDRSADGVPNFDFKVCGPVAGQPVRTSVGASLTPDHGIDQLLGADLVAIPAVAGPVYPQAALDAIRNAADSGSMILTICSGVFVAGAAGLLDGRACTTHWMHADKLARMFPTARVDRDVLFVDDGNLITSAGTAAGIDACLHLVRREMGSEITNKIARRMVVPPQRDGGQRQFIEQPIPVRCSEGFAPHLDWILTNLRHPHTVDSLAKRASMSGRTFARRFVEETGRTPMQWVTDQRVLYARRLLEETDLDVDRVADKAGFGTATLLRHHFRRVVGVNPSDYRRRFACPNLLAPQPVD is encoded by the coding sequence ATGATCAACAGTGTCTCGGTCCTGGTGATGGACGGAGTGGCGCCGTTCGAATTCGGCGTGGTGTGCGAGGTCTTCGGCATCGACCGGTCAGCCGACGGTGTGCCGAACTTCGATTTCAAGGTCTGCGGGCCGGTGGCCGGGCAGCCCGTACGGACGTCGGTCGGCGCCTCTTTGACCCCCGACCACGGCATCGACCAGCTGCTGGGGGCCGACCTGGTCGCCATTCCGGCCGTGGCAGGTCCGGTCTATCCGCAGGCGGCGCTGGATGCCATCCGCAATGCCGCGGACTCCGGTTCGATGATCCTGACCATCTGCTCAGGGGTGTTCGTCGCCGGCGCCGCGGGGCTGCTCGACGGCCGGGCGTGCACCACGCACTGGATGCATGCGGACAAGCTGGCTCGCATGTTTCCCACCGCCCGCGTCGACCGTGACGTGCTGTTCGTCGACGACGGAAATCTGATCACCAGCGCGGGAACCGCTGCCGGTATCGACGCCTGCCTGCACCTGGTGCGTCGCGAGATGGGCAGCGAGATCACCAACAAGATCGCGCGCCGCATGGTGGTACCGCCGCAGCGCGACGGTGGTCAGCGGCAGTTCATCGAGCAGCCCATCCCGGTGCGGTGCTCGGAAGGCTTTGCGCCACATCTGGATTGGATTCTGACCAACCTGCGCCACCCGCACACGGTGGACAGTCTCGCCAAACGGGCGAGCATGTCGGGGCGCACATTCGCGCGCCGTTTTGTCGAGGAGACCGGGCGGACGCCCATGCAGTGGGTCACCGATCAGCGCGTGCTCTACGCCCGCAGGCTGCTGGAGGAGACGGATCTCGATGTCGACCGGGTGGCGGACAAGGCCGGATTTGGTACCGCAACCCTGCTGCGGCACCATTTCCGGCGCGTTGTCGGCGTCAATCCATCCGACTACCGGCGGCGCTTCGCTTGTCCCAATCTGCTTGCGCCGCAACCGGTTGACTAG
- the disA gene encoding DNA integrity scanning diadenylate cyclase DisA, whose product MSVKAGTRAGRGNVVHLARPTLRETLGKLAPGTPLRDGLERILRGRTGGLIVLGYDDSVEAICDGGFPLDVRFAPTRLRELSKMDGAVVLSSDLTRILRANVQLVPDPSIPTDESGTRHRSAERAAIQTGFPVVSVSHSMSIVTVYVAGERHVVPETPTILSRANQTVATLERYKFRLDEVSKQLSMAEIEDFVTLRDVMTVVQRMEMVRRISLEIDADVVELGTDGRQLKLQLDELVGDNDAARELIVRDYHANPDPPTADQVTATLEELDALSDNELLDFTTLARVFGYPSTPEAQDSAMSSRGYRAMAGIPRLQFAHVDLLVRSFGSLQGLLAASADDLQSVEGIGSMWARHIREGLSLLAESTIADRLA is encoded by the coding sequence ATGTCGGTGAAAGCGGGAACCCGGGCCGGGCGCGGCAACGTCGTGCATCTGGCCCGACCGACACTGCGCGAGACGTTGGGCAAGCTGGCGCCCGGTACCCCGCTGCGGGACGGTCTCGAGCGCATCCTGCGCGGCCGTACCGGCGGGCTGATCGTGCTGGGCTACGACGACAGCGTCGAGGCCATCTGCGACGGTGGCTTCCCGCTGGACGTCCGGTTCGCACCCACCCGGCTGCGGGAGCTGTCGAAGATGGACGGCGCCGTGGTGCTCTCCAGCGACCTCACCCGCATCTTGCGGGCCAACGTGCAGCTGGTCCCCGACCCGTCGATCCCGACCGACGAATCCGGCACCCGGCACCGCTCGGCCGAGCGCGCCGCCATCCAGACCGGTTTCCCGGTGGTGTCCGTCAGCCACTCGATGAGCATCGTGACGGTGTACGTGGCCGGCGAGCGGCACGTCGTACCGGAAACTCCGACCATCTTGTCGCGCGCCAACCAGACCGTCGCCACGCTGGAGCGCTACAAATTCCGGCTCGACGAGGTCAGCAAGCAGCTGTCGATGGCCGAGATCGAGGACTTCGTGACGCTGCGCGATGTCATGACCGTCGTGCAACGCATGGAGATGGTCCGCCGGATCAGCCTGGAGATCGACGCCGACGTCGTAGAGCTCGGTACCGATGGGCGTCAGCTCAAGCTGCAGCTCGACGAACTGGTCGGCGACAACGACGCGGCCCGCGAACTGATCGTGCGCGACTACCACGCCAACCCCGACCCGCCGACCGCCGACCAGGTGACCGCGACACTCGAGGAGCTCGACGCGCTCAGCGACAACGAACTGCTCGATTTCACAACGCTCGCAAGGGTTTTCGGCTACCCCTCGACGCCCGAGGCGCAGGATTCGGCGATGAGCTCGCGCGGCTACCGGGCGATGGCCGGCATTCCGCGTCTGCAGTTCGCACACGTCGACCTGCTGGTGCGCTCGTTCGGATCGCTACAGGGCCTGCTCGCCGCGAGCGCCGACGACCTGCAGTCGGTGGAGGGCATCGGGTCCATGTGGGCCCGCCACATCCGCGAGGGTTTGTCGTTGCTCGCCGAGTCGACGATCGCCGACCGGCTGGCCTGA
- a CDS encoding alpha/beta fold hydrolase yields the protein MTTDLLTARGGTGEPIVLVHGLMGRGTTWDRQLPWLTELGEVYTYDAPWHRGRGVHDSEPISTERFVADLADAVGSLGRPARLIGHSMGGLHSWCVAAEHPELVTALVVEDMAADFVGFTIGAWDPWTHSIPVEFDSAQQVLDLFGPVAGQYFLDAFDRTETGWRLHGEAAHWVAIAAEWGTRDYWQQWTAVRAPTLLIEAGNGVAPPGQMRKMAEIGHRTTYVEVPGAGHLVHDDAPEVYRRAVEDFLASV from the coding sequence ATGACGACCGACCTGCTCACCGCCCGGGGCGGCACCGGCGAGCCGATTGTGCTGGTGCACGGATTGATGGGCCGCGGGACGACGTGGGACCGGCAGTTGCCGTGGTTGACGGAATTGGGCGAGGTCTACACGTACGACGCCCCGTGGCACCGCGGGCGTGGCGTCCACGATTCCGAGCCGATCAGCACCGAACGGTTCGTCGCTGACCTGGCCGACGCGGTCGGTTCGCTGGGGCGCCCGGCGCGGTTGATCGGGCACTCGATGGGTGGGCTGCACAGCTGGTGTGTGGCCGCCGAGCATCCGGAACTGGTCACCGCGCTGGTGGTCGAGGACATGGCAGCGGATTTCGTCGGCTTCACCATCGGTGCCTGGGATCCCTGGACACATTCGATTCCGGTCGAATTCGATTCGGCGCAACAGGTTTTGGATCTGTTCGGCCCGGTCGCCGGCCAGTACTTCCTGGACGCTTTCGATCGCACCGAGACCGGTTGGCGGCTGCATGGCGAGGCGGCGCACTGGGTGGCGATCGCCGCCGAGTGGGGCACCCGGGATTACTGGCAGCAGTGGACGGCAGTACGGGCGCCGACACTCCTCATCGAGGCCGGCAACGGGGTCGCGCCGCCGGGGCAGATGCGCAAGATGGCCGAGATCGGGCACCGGACAACGTATGTGGAAGTTCCCGGCGCCGGCCACCTCGTGCACGACGACGCACCCGAGGTCTACCGCCGCGCGGTCGAGGATTTTCTCGCGTCCGTCTGA